The proteins below are encoded in one region of Deferribacter autotrophicus:
- a CDS encoding energy-coupling factor ABC transporter ATP-binding protein: MSCSLHLKNISYIAEDNTLIFENVNLHIKHKDKIAIIGPNGIGKTTLLKIISGLKKPKTGEIYVFDNRIETDDDYEKVRKKIGFLFQNSDDQFIFPTVKDDIAFGLFNLGMKKSEVEKKVKNILDDLEIAHLAEKSPFKLSGGEKKLVALAGILVCEPEILLLDEPTTALDDNAINKIIKILTSLDKTILIVSHNIEFVKKVTFFQYRLKKDGLHHLKT, encoded by the coding sequence ATGAGTTGCTCACTTCATTTAAAAAACATCTCTTACATAGCAGAAGATAACACACTTATTTTTGAAAATGTAAACCTTCATATTAAACATAAAGATAAAATAGCCATTATAGGACCAAACGGTATTGGTAAAACAACCCTTTTAAAAATAATCAGTGGGCTTAAAAAACCAAAAACAGGTGAAATTTACGTATTTGATAATAGGATTGAGACTGATGACGATTATGAAAAAGTACGTAAAAAAATTGGATTTCTTTTTCAAAACTCCGATGATCAATTTATATTCCCCACTGTAAAAGATGATATTGCCTTTGGACTTTTCAATCTTGGTATGAAAAAATCTGAAGTGGAAAAAAAGGTAAAAAATATTCTGGATGACTTAGAAATAGCCCACCTTGCTGAAAAATCCCCTTTCAAGCTCTCTGGCGGGGAGAAAAAGCTTGTTGCCCTTGCAGGGATCCTCGTCTGCGAACCAGAAATCTTACTTCTTGATGAACCAACAACAGCACTTGATGATAATGCTATTAACAAAATTATCAAAATATTAACATCATTAGATAAAACTATATTAATCGTTTCTCATAATATAGAATTTGTTAAAAAAGTTACCTTTTTTCAATACAGATTAAAAAAAGATGGTCTTCACCATTTAAAGACATAA
- the coaE gene encoding dephospho-CoA kinase (Dephospho-CoA kinase (CoaE) performs the final step in coenzyme A biosynthesis.) — MSLYLGLTGNIASGKSTVAKMFESLGCYTIDADEISRIVMKKGEKAYFKIIEAFGEKILDENGEIDRGKLKEIVFNDDSKRVVLEQIVHPAIRDYERKLVSEIKGRDSQAIILTQAALIIEKKSFDRFDGIILVYVDRKSQLERLLKRDGIDKELAEKIIASQMPYEEKVKYANFIIDNSKDLEHLKSEVNRVYNVLKIHLYTKKQIKKVDKGILYKFFG, encoded by the coding sequence ATGAGTTTATATTTAGGTCTTACTGGTAACATTGCTTCAGGTAAATCAACAGTAGCAAAGATGTTTGAATCTTTAGGTTGTTATACCATTGATGCTGATGAAATAAGCAGAATTGTGATGAAAAAGGGGGAGAAAGCTTATTTCAAAATTATTGAAGCTTTTGGTGAGAAGATACTTGATGAGAACGGTGAGATTGATAGAGGGAAATTAAAAGAGATTGTTTTCAATGATGATTCAAAAAGGGTTGTATTAGAACAGATTGTTCATCCTGCCATAAGGGATTATGAGAGAAAATTAGTTTCAGAAATAAAGGGGAGAGATTCCCAGGCGATTATTTTAACTCAGGCGGCGTTAATTATTGAAAAGAAAAGTTTTGATAGGTTTGATGGGATTATTTTAGTTTATGTGGATAGAAAAAGTCAGTTAGAAAGATTATTAAAAAGAGATGGAATAGATAAAGAGCTGGCTGAAAAGATTATCGCATCCCAAATGCCTTATGAAGAAAAAGTTAAATATGCTAATTTTATTATTGATAATTCAAAGGATTTAGAACATCTCAAATCTGAAGTAAATCGGGTATATAATGTATTAAAAATCCATTTATATACAAAAAAGCAGATAAAAAAAGTAGATAAAGGTATTCTTTATAAATTTTTCGGTTAA
- a CDS encoding YkgJ family cysteine cluster protein, with product MSVKDKIDCLKCGVCCYFFDISTLKKPALSPCKHLGEDGKCKDYENRPAVCRDFQPDEICVLISTLSFEDKIKVMKKVYGIE from the coding sequence ATGTCAGTAAAGGATAAAATTGATTGTTTGAAGTGTGGGGTTTGTTGTTATTTTTTTGATATTTCCACTTTGAAAAAACCTGCGTTGTCACCCTGTAAGCATCTTGGAGAAGATGGAAAGTGTAAGGACTATGAAAATCGCCCTGCTGTTTGTAGAGATTTTCAACCGGATGAGATTTGTGTGCTCATTTCCACTTTATCCTTTGAAGATAAAATAAAAGTAATGAAAAAGGTATACGGTATAGAATGA
- a CDS encoding fumarylacetoacetate hydrolase family protein produces MKLLRFKTGEVEKKGVFIDGKVRRVLGSFFDSFTIIDEVYELDEIHLLPPVIPSKIVCIGRNYADHAKELGNAVPEEPLIFLKPNSALNHHEGIIIYPEQSNRVDYEAELAVVIKKRCKDVSEDEALDYVLGYTCFNDVTARDIQKKENKFTRGKSFDTFAPMGPFIETEFENFDGLFVKSYVNGELRQNGNTKDMIFKVPYLISFISKVMTLYPGDVIATGTPEGVGELKPGDVVEVEVEGVGKLRNYVSKG; encoded by the coding sequence GTGAAGTTGCTTAGATTTAAGACAGGAGAAGTAGAAAAAAAGGGCGTTTTCATTGATGGAAAAGTTAGACGAGTGTTGGGGTCTTTTTTTGATAGTTTTACCATTATTGATGAGGTTTATGAACTTGATGAGATACATTTGTTACCACCAGTGATTCCTTCAAAGATAGTTTGTATTGGCAGAAATTATGCGGATCATGCCAAGGAATTAGGAAATGCAGTACCAGAAGAGCCCCTTATTTTTCTAAAACCAAATTCTGCCCTCAATCATCACGAGGGGATTATCATATATCCTGAGCAGTCAAATCGTGTGGATTATGAAGCTGAACTTGCCGTTGTGATCAAAAAAAGATGTAAAGATGTGAGCGAAGATGAAGCACTTGATTATGTATTGGGTTATACCTGTTTCAATGATGTGACAGCAAGGGATATTCAGAAAAAAGAGAATAAATTTACGAGAGGAAAATCGTTTGATACTTTTGCACCCATGGGACCTTTTATAGAGACTGAATTTGAAAATTTCGATGGATTATTCGTCAAGAGTTATGTGAATGGTGAATTAAGGCAAAATGGGAATACGAAAGATATGATTTTTAAAGTTCCATACTTAATCTCTTTTATATCTAAAGTTATGACACTGTATCCTGGTGATGTCATAGCTACAGGGACTCCGGAAGGTGTGGGTGAGCTCAAACCTGGAGATGTAGTAGAGGTTGAAGTGGAAGGTGTAGGTAAGCTTAGAAACTATGTCAGTAAAGGATAA
- a CDS encoding protein-L-isoaspartate(D-aspartate) O-methyltransferase — protein MDFKKLRQEMVEVQLAGRDVRDEKVLETFLQIPRELFVLEKYRYSAYDDSPLPIGYGQTISQPYMVAKMTEILNLHKNDILLEIGSGSGYQAAIASRLCKFVYSVELVPELAEFARNNLEKAGIDNVEVICGDGSIGLEEFAPYDKIVITAAIEEVPLELFDQLKDGGCIVAPEGPRYTQQLVKYEKINNEIVKEVYFGCVFVPLRGEKGFKE, from the coding sequence GTGGATTTTAAAAAGTTACGCCAAGAAATGGTTGAGGTGCAGTTAGCTGGCAGGGATGTAAGGGATGAGAAGGTCCTTGAAACCTTTTTGCAAATACCGAGAGAGCTTTTTGTTCTTGAGAAATATAGATATAGTGCTTATGATGATTCGCCCCTGCCTATAGGTTATGGTCAAACCATATCCCAGCCTTATATGGTAGCTAAAATGACAGAGATTCTTAACCTTCATAAAAATGATATTTTGCTGGAAATTGGAAGTGGCTCAGGATATCAGGCGGCCATTGCTTCAAGATTATGCAAGTTTGTTTATTCCGTTGAGTTGGTACCAGAACTTGCAGAGTTTGCAAGGAATAATCTAGAGAAAGCAGGAATAGATAATGTGGAAGTTATTTGTGGGGATGGTAGTATCGGTTTGGAGGAATTTGCTCCTTATGATAAGATTGTAATTACTGCGGCCATAGAAGAGGTTCCTTTAGAGTTATTTGATCAATTAAAAGATGGTGGGTGTATTGTAGCACCTGAAGGACCAAGATATACACAGCAGCTTGTAAAATATGAAAAGATAAACAATGAAATAGTTAAAGAGGTATATTTTGGTTGTGTTTTTGTTCCTCTAAGAGGCGAAAAAGGGTTTAAAGAATAG
- a CDS encoding nicotinate phosphoribosyltransferase — protein sequence MFDIPTKENILNGLTTDVYFLRTEEVLRKCNINKKVAMEVAQKGMPKEYPFGLFTGLYNVLKLLEGKPLDVYAIPEGNVFFENTPVMTIVGNYLDFGIYETAILGFICHSSGITTKAAKCKIAAEDKIVLSFGARRVHPAISGMVDKYAYIGGCDGFSVVFAEKLIGKEASGTVPHALIILIGDNLETMKLFDAYIDKDVKRIALVDTFGDERFETLRVAEYLKERLYGVRLDTPSSRRGSLKKIAEEIRWELDIRGYNHVKLFASGGLDEENIKDLKSVVDGFGVGTSISNAKVMDYSMDIVEVDGKPLSKKGKMSGFKYVYQCDRCLNQTYSMKKDIELFCDCGEKMKMITKKVMENGKILIKEDIEDIRNRVLSQYEGLRRFLT from the coding sequence ATGTTTGATATACCAACAAAAGAGAATATTCTAAATGGGCTTACCACTGATGTGTATTTTTTGAGAACCGAAGAGGTATTAAGAAAATGTAACATTAACAAGAAAGTTGCAATGGAAGTAGCACAGAAAGGGATGCCAAAGGAATATCCTTTTGGGTTATTTACAGGTCTTTATAATGTTTTAAAATTATTAGAAGGTAAACCTTTGGATGTGTATGCCATTCCTGAAGGGAATGTGTTTTTTGAGAATACTCCTGTTATGACGATAGTAGGAAATTATCTTGATTTTGGAATATATGAGACTGCTATATTGGGGTTTATATGTCACTCATCAGGTATTACCACGAAGGCAGCAAAGTGTAAGATTGCTGCAGAGGATAAAATTGTATTGAGTTTTGGAGCAAGAAGGGTCCATCCTGCCATTTCGGGTATGGTAGATAAATATGCTTATATTGGTGGTTGTGATGGATTTTCTGTTGTTTTTGCTGAGAAACTGATCGGTAAAGAGGCTTCAGGGACTGTTCCTCATGCTTTAATTATACTAATTGGAGATAATCTAGAGACGATGAAGCTCTTTGATGCTTATATTGATAAGGATGTGAAAAGGATTGCATTGGTAGATACCTTTGGTGATGAGAGATTTGAAACACTAAGGGTGGCTGAATATTTGAAAGAAAGATTATATGGTGTACGTCTTGATACCCCTAGCTCAAGGAGGGGGAGTTTAAAGAAAATTGCTGAAGAGATAAGGTGGGAATTGGACATTAGAGGCTATAATCATGTGAAACTTTTTGCAAGTGGTGGACTGGATGAAGAAAATATTAAAGATTTAAAATCTGTTGTAGATGGCTTTGGGGTGGGGACAAGTATTTCCAATGCCAAGGTTATGGATTATTCTATGGATATTGTGGAAGTTGATGGCAAGCCTTTAAGTAAAAAGGGTAAAATGTCTGGTTTTAAATATGTGTATCAGTGTGATAGATGTTTAAATCAGACCTATTCTATGAAAAAGGACATAGAATTGTTTTGTGATTGTGGCGAGAAAATGAAAATGATTACAAAAAAGGTGATGGAAAATGGTAAAATATTGATTAAGGAGGATATTGAGGATATTAGAAATAGAGTTTTGTCACAATATGAAGGATTGAGAAGGTTTTTAACGTGA